From the genome of Deinococcus apachensis DSM 19763:
ACCCACGCTTCGCGGCGATCCTCAACGGGGCGCAGGATGGGCCGCCCGACCTGGCCCGCCTGGGGGCCACCGCCACCGAGTACGGGATCGAGTTGCTGTCTCCCCACGCCCTGCCACCCCGCTGAGCCGACCAGGGTGGGTCCGGAGAAGGAGGTTGGGCCCACCCCTGCTCCTCCACCCGGGAGACCGGATGTCCGGCCAGGTGCGGGAGGAACGGCGGCGTGTCGTCCTTCCCGGTTCACGGCCCGGGTCCCGGCCCATGCTCGCCTCAAGGCACGCTGCGGAATTGGGGTCCGCGTGGTGGCCGTCCTTGGGCTTCACCGCTCCGGGGGGACTCTCCGTGCGCGCCCTCTCCCCGCAGGATGCGGGCATAGCCCCCGGGGTCGGTGGCGCCCTCGGTCGAGATCATCAGCATCCAGCTGCCCCTCGTGATGCCCAGCCGCCCCCGCGCCTCTTCGGCCCCCGCCCCGGTCAGCAACTCCAACAATCCCGCGGCGCCCGCCGCCCCGCTCTCCCCGGATGTCACGCCGTCCCGCGCCAGGAGGCGCATGGCCTCTTCCGCCCGCATGTCGGGAACGGCCACCGACGCGCTCAGCCCGCCCCGCAGCAGTGGCCAGGCCAGGGGCGACGTATTCCCGCAGTTCAGGCCCGCCATGATCGAGCCGTGGGGTCCGGGAGCCTCCGTCAGTTCCCCCGCCTCCAGCGACCGCAACACACAATCGGCGCGGGTCGGCTCCACGCCCACCACCTCCGTCTTCCGGCCCGGCCCGCGGTAGTGGTGGATGACGGCCGCCGCCAGGGAGCCCACGCCCATCTGCACGGCGACGAGGTCGGGTGGCCCGGCGTTCATGCCCGCCAGTTGCTCGTCGATCTCCCGGAAGATCGTCCCGTACCCCGCGATGACCCAGCCCGGAACCCGGGAATACCCGTCCCAGGAGGTGTCGCTGATCACCAGCTGCCGCGGCCCGGCCAACCGCGCGGACGCCCTGACCGCGTCGTCGTAGGAACCGTGGACCACGTCCACCCGGGCGCCCTCCTCCCGGAGGGCCTGGATGCGGGCGGGCGCCATGTCGTCCGGCACGAGGATGTGCGCGCTCAGCCCCAGCCAGCGGGCCACTCGCGCCACCGCACGGCCGTGGTTGCCGTCGGTGGCCGCGATCAGGGTCAGGAGACCGTGGGGCCGAAGCTGCGCGGCGAGTTCGTCCAGCGTCGCCCAGGGCTGAAAGGGGCCGAACACGGATTCGAGTTCCCGGTAGGTGGCCCACGACGCCCCGAGGATCTTGTAGGCGGGCAGGCCCAGACGGCTGGACTCATCCTTGACCCACGCCTCCCTGACCCCCAGGGCGGCCGCGAGGTGGGGAGCGCGGACCAGGGGCGTCGGCGCGTACCCGGGGAGCTTGCGGTGGAAGTCGAGGAGGCCCGGCTCGGGCTGGGGCTCGAAGGTGCGGACTGCCGGGTTGAAGTAGGTGCGGGGCAACTCAGGCGTGATCGTCATGGCTCCTCCTGGGGCGTGGGGTCAGGCGCAGAAGTCGCGCAGGGTGGCGGCGAGCACCGCGCGGCACTGCTCGGCGGAGGCGAGGTCCACCCATTCTTCGGTGGCGTGGGCGCCCGCACCGTGGGGACCGAACACCACGGTCGGGATGCCCGCGCCCGCCAGAAACGCGGCGTCCATCCAGAAGCTCATCCCGATGTGCGCCGGGGGTTGCCCGAGGATCTGCGCGGCCTGCTCGTGGAGGACCCGCACGATGGGCGCGTCTTCTGAGATCCCAAACGCGTCCCGCAGGAGAGTCATCCGGTGCTCGGCGTGGAAGGCCGGGTCCCGCGCTAGGTCACCGAGCAACGTGTTCCACTCCGCCTCGATGCTCTCCCGGGTCTCCCCGGGGAGGGTGCGGCGCTCGACCTGGAGGGTGCAGCGTTCCGGGTAGGAGGAGAGCTCCTGCCCCCCCTGAATCAGCGAGGCGTGCACGGACGCGTGCCCCAGCAGGGGGTGGGCGGGTCGGGAGGCGAGGTCCCGCCCGAGGGCTTCCAGGCGGCCCAGCACGCGGCCCATGTGCGCGATGGCGTCCGTGCCCAGGTCGGGCCGGGAGCCGTGCGCCGCGCGGCCGTAGGTGGTGACCTCGTGCCAGGTGAAGCCCTTGTGCGCGACGCAGAGCTGGAGGCTGGTGGGCTCAGTGACGATGGCGGCGTCGGCGGTCACCCGCCGCAGGACAGATTGCATCCCGAGGCTGGCGTGCTCCTCGTCGGCGACGGCGGTGAGGATGACGTCCCCGCGCAGTCCCGCCTCCCTGGCGCCGAGCAGGGCGAGCAGGCAGGCGGCGAGCCCGCCCTTCATGTCGTAGCTGCCCCGGCCATACAGGCGTCCCCCGCGGATGACGGGATCGAAGGGAGCAGGCATATGCTCGGTCCCGACGGTGTCAAGGTGGGCGTAGAGCAGCAGGGAGCGGCCCCCTCCGCGGCCGGGGACGGTGGCGATGACGCTGGGGCGTCCGGGGGCGGCCTCGTCGATGGCCGCCCCGATGCCGTGTCCGCGCAGCCAGTCGGCGACGAAGTGGGCGAGTGTGGTCTCTCCCGGAGCCCCCGGCACCAGGGAGGGGTTGACGGAGTTGATGCGGATGAGGGCGGCGAGCAGCTCGGGCAGGGTTTCAGGCATCGGTGCTCTGGTACATATCACCTGGGCGCGGGCTCGGGCGGCGGAACATCCCTCCTGTGGAGGGATAGCGTAAGTGGGGGCGGTGCTGACCGCTGGTATTAAGGCGACTGTGTTTGCCCTAAGGACACCACGAGGTTGTGTTGCCTTAACCCGGCTTGAAACAGGCGAAGTCCAGGGGTGGCCCGAGGTTCGGGCCACCCCTGCTGCGCCCTTACGCCAGGTCTGGAAAGCCTGGTGTCGGGCGTTCTTGGCATGTGGACGGGCGCGGTGCGGGGGTGAGGGTGAAGGTCAGCATACGCATCCACTTCGGCAGGTTCCTGCTCACGACCAGGTGGTACGAACGCACCAACAATTCGTGTGGCAGCTCTTCCGGCAGCGTCCCATCGAGCGGGAGGAGGACCCAGTGCCCCCCAAAGTAGAGGGCAAGGCACCGCTGGTCAGAGCGTCCGAACCGTCAAGAACGGCAAGGCGAACAATGGTCCCCAGACATAGCTGTCCAAGGTCTGCGGGCGCACTTCCATCCGGTCGCCCAGAGCGAGGGCGGGTGCGGCGGGCCACCTGAACGACTCCGCGGGGCGGGAGGGGGAACAATAGGGCATGCCGCAGACCACTGCCCCCGCCGCATTGCCCGTGCTCGGGCATACGCCCGCTTTCGCCCGTGATCCTCTGGGCTTCCTGCAACGCCTGAAGGCCACGCAGGGTCCCGTGGCCCGCTTCTCACTCGGAGCGCCGTTTGTGCTGCTCACCCGTCCAGCCGACGTGCATACCGTCTTGCAGGACACCGGCCGCACCTTCTCCAAGGGCTACCAGCGGGGCTTCGCGATGCCGCTCGTCCTCGGGAACGGTCTCGTCAGCAGTGAGGGGGACTTCTGGCGGCGGCAACGCCGTCTCGCCCAGCCCGCCTTCCACGCGACGCACATCGCCCGGTACGGCGAGACGATGGTGCGATTGACCCAGGACCTGATGCGAACCTGGCAGGAGGGCGAGGTCCGTGATCTGCAGGTAGACATGACGCGGCTCACCCAGCGCATCGTCGTCGCCACGCTGTTCGGCACGACCCTCCCCGAGGACGAGCATCGACTCTCGGAGGCCCTGAGCGTCATCGAGGACGGCATCATGTTGGATAACTTCACGTGGCGGGCGCTGGTTCCCCCCTTCCTGCCCGCGCCGGGGCGCCCAGCCCTGCGCCGCGCGGTCGCCACGGTCGAGCAGGTTCTCGAGCGGGTCATGGCCGAACGGCGGGAGAGTGGGGAGACGCACAGCGACCTGCTCGGCCTGCTCATGGGCGCCCGTGACGATGAGGGGAACGCCATGACGGACCGGCAATTGCGGGATGAGGCCGTCACGCTCTACATCGCCGGACACGAGACGACCGCGAACACCCTCGCCTGGGCCCTCTGGCTGCTGAGTCAACATGACGAGGCGCGGGAGCGGCTGGAAGAGGAACTCCGCGTGGTCCTGGGCAGCCGAGCGCCGACCACCGCCGACCTGCCGCGACTCCCGTACCTCAACGCGGCCGTCAAGGAAACGCTGCGCCTCTACCCGGCGGCCTGGATCTTCAACCGCCGGGTGGATACGGACGTGACGCTGGGAGGGGAGACCCTGAAGGCTGGCACGAGCGTCATGGTGTCCCCCTGGCTGATGCACCGCGAGGGCCAGGTGTTCGGCGATCCGCTCGCCTTTCGTCCGGAACGCTGGGAGGACGGGTTCGAGCGGCAGTTGCCCAGGGGCGCGTACCTCCCCTTCGGGGGCGGGCCACGCATCTGCATCGGGAACGCCTTCGCGTCCATGGAGGCGGCGCTGGTGCTCGCCACGCTCCTCCAAGAGTGGCGGGTGAAGGCGCCTGGCCGCGTGACCCCCCTGCCGAGCATCACCCTCCGGCCCAAGGGCGGTCTGCCTTCACGGTTGCAGCGCCGGGGGACCGGGTAAAGGCCGCGCCGGATGGGGCAGGGCATCAAGTCCGGCTTCCAGCTTCACTCCGGCCTCACCAGCCCTGAAGGCAATATTCCGTCCTGGACGCCAGGTCAGTACCCTGTGAGCCATGACAGGACATCACCCAGCGACTCAGGCAAGTTTGAATGACTTCGGCCAGGCCTTGATGCGGCTGATGGTCCAGCACGGGCTGGCCTCCATTCAGCCCAGGACCGGGACGGGTGTGCTGGGTATGTCGGACGAGGGAAGGTTCGTGACCAGCGACCTGGCCTTCACCTTCCTCCCCCCGGCGGAGCACCGCGCCGCAGCCCAGGCGGTGGGGGTGGGGGAACTGGTGCCCGCCTCCGGTCGACGTGGGGCGCAGGACATCGAGCGGTTCGCGAGGGCGGCCGGGCTGCTGTTTGACGAGCACGGGATCCTGAACCTGGAGTTTCCCCCAGGGGCCCACCTGGGGTTCAAGAACACCGGGCAGGCCATGGAGTTCGTAACGGAAGGCCTTCACCTGACGGTCAGGGGCGCTGGCACAAACACCTGAAGGCTTCCCCCCATGGCGAGAACTCACCCTCACTCCCGACCTATAGAGCAGCAGTAAGGGCCCCACAGCGGCGAGGACAGAAGCCATACCCTGCCGATTGGTTCGTGGGGTGGTCGCCGACTCCTGCCCGACGTCCCCTCTGGGCGGGTGCTGAGCGGACAGAAGCCCCCTGGCTACGGGTTCCCGCCCGCTGGGATCGTCCCTGCCGATTGGCGCTCCCCCCGTTTCCCCTCAGCTCTCGGGCATTCCGGCCTCTTCCTCAGGCGATTCCAGCGGTTGTTTGTTTTCGTTGCTCGCCCACAGCAAAGCCCCCAGGCGGGTGAGGCGCACTGGGGGCGGGTCCTCCGGCTTCACTCGGCCGGGATGCCTTCTGGGCTTGTGAATCAGGCTAACGGCGCCTTCCCTCAGAATCCTGACTGCCGTGTGGGACGTGCCTTCACGAACTCCGGCCACCGATCCGTCAGCCTCAGCGCGGGACTCCATGACGTTGATGGGAGGAAAGCACCCCATCCATTCCACTTCGACCGCTTCTGATCACGGTTGCTCGCTCCGCTCGGGCCCCAGGAGTGGTGCCCGCCCCTCCTGGGGCCACCGCGGTCACTCGGCGTATCCCTCGTCGAGGCTCAGCCCGAGCACGTCCTGCTCCAGGTCGTTCTGGGTCGTCGCCAGCGCCAGGGTGTAACTGCTGTTCTCATCCGCAGGCACGTTGATGGTCGTCCGCAACACGTCTGCCTCCCCTGGTGCCAGGTAGAAGGGCGTCACCACCACCTCATGCGACCCACTGCTGATCTCCTTGGGGAACATCATGGTCGACGCGGCGAACACGTCGTTGAACACCAGTTGCCCGTCCACGTAGACATCCACCACACCGCTGGCGCCGGAGTCATTCTCGAAGTAGACGGGGGCAGCCGAGGCAGTGACCGCGAGGGCGGAGGTGGCGACGAGAGCGGAGAGCAGCAGGGCCTTGAGGGTCTTGGGGGTACGCATGGTGGGCTTCCTTTCGGGGTGCGCTGAGCACCAGGGGAGGGCGGGGAGTGGGGTGGGCTGGGGTGAGGAAGGGGTCCTCCGCTCACAGGGCGAAGTATGCGAGCCCTCTGTTCAGGGCTCACCAACGCTCTGTGCAGGAGTGGTGAAGACGGGCCACGACGGACAGGACCACCAACGAAAGCGCCCCTCCTGACCAGGAGGGGCGTTGGTGAGCTCGGTTCGAGCGGGTCATGCGAGGCGGGGCTGGCGGGCCAGAAACAGGACCTTGAGGCGCTGGAGCAGGTTCTCGCGCTCGTTCTGTCCCTGGGCGGCGCGGGCCTGGCGGTCACGCTGGGCTTCGGCCCGGAGTTCCTGGGCGCGGTCCTGGGCGGCGTGGAGATAGGCGTTCATCTTCGTCTCCTTTCACCGCTCGGTGTCACCGCTCGGCTGCCCCTATGGTGCCCGCACAGCCCCCTTCACCACATCGGCTGAGTGAGTAGGCCCGACTACGCCGAACGGCAGAGGCGTGTAATACCCCTCGTCCAGGGACCAATGGATGGCCTGGGCCGTGCGCGCCTCATCCGAGCAGACGCTGGGGCGCCGGAAGACGATTCAGGGACACTGGGAGCCCGAAACCTCTTCGGCTGCGCCGTGAACTCTCTCCCGGAAGGACTTTTTCTTTTCGCCCTCCATAGCTCGGGGACGGCTGGCCGCGGGCTTCGCCGACCAGAGCCACAGGTCGCGCCTCTTCGGGCGGGCCTATGGCCTTGCGCCCGCGTGGTGGGCCGCGGCCCTGGGTTGAACTGGACTCAACCGTCTTCGGCCTCGCTGCGGGCCTCTATCGCCCGGATCACCGCCGCCATGTCCTCGTCCGGGAAGCCCAGCGCCACCGTCTCCGCGAACAGGGCGTGGCAGACATCCAGCAGGGGAGAGGCCAGGTGGGCCTCACGGGCCGCCCCGGCGACCAGGCGGTTGTTCTTCAACGCGTCCGCGATGGACGCCTGCACCGAGAAATTCCGGGCCACCATCTTGGGGGCCTTCACGCGTGACACTGGGCTCGACATCTGTCCGGCTCCCAGCACCACCAGGAACTGCCCCATGTCCAGGCCGTGACGCTGGGCGAAATGCACGGACTCGGCCAGGCCCGTCACGGTCGTGATCAGGAACAGGTTGACCGCGAG
Proteins encoded in this window:
- a CDS encoding M20/M25/M40 family metallo-hydrolase, which gives rise to MPETLPELLAALIRINSVNPSLVPGAPGETTLAHFVADWLRGHGIGAAIDEAAPGRPSVIATVPGRGGGRSLLLYAHLDTVGTEHMPAPFDPVIRGGRLYGRGSYDMKGGLAACLLALLGAREAGLRGDVILTAVADEEHASLGMQSVLRRVTADAAIVTEPTSLQLCVAHKGFTWHEVTTYGRAAHGSRPDLGTDAIAHMGRVLGRLEALGRDLASRPAHPLLGHASVHASLIQGGQELSSYPERCTLQVERRTLPGETRESIEAEWNTLLGDLARDPAFHAEHRMTLLRDAFGISEDAPIVRVLHEQAAQILGQPPAHIGMSFWMDAAFLAGAGIPTVVFGPHGAGAHATEEWVDLASAEQCRAVLAATLRDFCA
- a CDS encoding cytochrome P450 gives rise to the protein MPQTTAPAALPVLGHTPAFARDPLGFLQRLKATQGPVARFSLGAPFVLLTRPADVHTVLQDTGRTFSKGYQRGFAMPLVLGNGLVSSEGDFWRRQRRLAQPAFHATHIARYGETMVRLTQDLMRTWQEGEVRDLQVDMTRLTQRIVVATLFGTTLPEDEHRLSEALSVIEDGIMLDNFTWRALVPPFLPAPGRPALRRAVATVEQVLERVMAERRESGETHSDLLGLLMGARDDEGNAMTDRQLRDEAVTLYIAGHETTANTLAWALWLLSQHDEARERLEEELRVVLGSRAPTTADLPRLPYLNAAVKETLRLYPAAWIFNRRVDTDVTLGGETLKAGTSVMVSPWLMHREGQVFGDPLAFRPERWEDGFERQLPRGAYLPFGGGPRICIGNAFASMEAALVLATLLQEWRVKAPGRVTPLPSITLRPKGGLPSRLQRRGTG
- a CDS encoding DUF4397 domain-containing protein, which codes for MRTPKTLKALLLSALVATSALAVTASAAPVYFENDSGASGVVDVYVDGQLVFNDVFAASTMMFPKEISSGSHEVVVTPFYLAPGEADVLRTTINVPADENSSYTLALATTQNDLEQDVLGLSLDEGYAE
- a CDS encoding diaminopropionate ammonia-lyase, with the translated sequence MTITPELPRTYFNPAVRTFEPQPEPGLLDFHRKLPGYAPTPLVRAPHLAAALGVREAWVKDESSRLGLPAYKILGASWATYRELESVFGPFQPWATLDELAAQLRPHGLLTLIAATDGNHGRAVARVARWLGLSAHILVPDDMAPARIQALREEGARVDVVHGSYDDAVRASARLAGPRQLVISDTSWDGYSRVPGWVIAGYGTIFREIDEQLAGMNAGPPDLVAVQMGVGSLAAAVIHHYRGPGRKTEVVGVEPTRADCVLRSLEAGELTEAPGPHGSIMAGLNCGNTSPLAWPLLRGGLSASVAVPDMRAEEAMRLLARDGVTSGESGAAGAAGLLELLTGAGAEEARGRLGITRGSWMLMISTEGATDPGGYARILRGEGAHGESPRSGEAQGRPPRGPQFRSVP